The genomic stretch CGTACCTCCTCGTGTTATTTATTGTCAAAGGTCTCACTGTTTCTGTAAATGTTTCAAGTTTCATACTTTCAATCACTTCATTAGTGTTTCTGCTTGATTTATTCTTTATATTAACCCATTTCTGAATGATTGCAGGTTAGGCTGACCATGGTACCTTGAGTCAAAGTGCACTGTGCACGCAGAGGAAACAAATCAATGGCAATGAGTGATCATAAGCATCACTTTAATCAGGTACGCAGCTTTTTAAAACTCCAGTGTTGTCATTTTTATTAACAACAGCTTCacatttattttttcttgttcAACTTTCACCCTCTGGATTAGCTTTGGCATCACCTGCATTCCATGTGGTTGCGAGTCCACGCTGGTAGCACAATCATAACCATCGCGTCATCTGACACGCACACTTTTTACAGCATGCCAATAATTTCTCCCCCTAAGTCTGTGCTTACTGATTATAGGGGAAATGCTATAATTATACCCAAGGAAATCAGATCGAGTCGATAGAAAATCCCACGAGAGTTCCATAAAATCTGAAATTAGTTGTCCATATTCAACTGACTGAATTAGATGGAATTTATTGCCGATCTCAACTCAATTGGGTAGCACGGATCAGTGCCTAAGATTTTAATGAATCTGTGTCGGGTTGACTTCAAAGATCTAACTGTACGCGTGGCTGTGTCGGTATGAAAGTTATAGTGGTCTTCGTGGTTGTTCGCGACGGCCCCCGCTGCGTTTACTCCACCTCCGGCTATGAATGGACTGGGGATGGGGAGGCAGCGCCTTTCAATATACGGCCATGCTCTCTATATTAAATTTCAAAGATACTCGTTAGCTTAAACatgatgataatttttttattaaacaaTATTTGCACAAATAAAATGGATAATGGAAGAGCAGAATCAGAACAGAGGCAGAGCCGGACAGAGGAGAGCAGAGCAGAGCAGGCACGAGAGTGCTCTGTAAGTCACTGTAGCATCGAATCATGCACAAACCTTCAAAATTGTTATTGTTTAtctctctttcctttttatacATTCGTAAACAAAATACAGAAACCTGGAAGCATGCACTCAGGCCATTTTAGAGAAACCATGCTTCTCCACATTTTTATTATAACTATTATTATGATTAAGATTCTTTAATGCAGTGTTCAAGAGTAGCCCTCGAAGTAGAGGTAACTTGTTTGGACTATCTGCTGCTATAGCTTACTTGCCCTGTGCAGCTAAGCGTGTAGGATTGACAGGGAGGGTCTAGTCTATCATGCAAATCACTAGTGTAGGAGAATTGGATGGGTGCTGCTACTGTTTAAGGAAAAGAAAAGCATCTTTTGCATAATGTTTGGCAATTGagtcatcattattcttctttatgCCGGCTAAATTGACTCTTAGGTGGCCTTTCTCCATCTTAGCTCAAATTGATCAACGGAGAACGCCTACAAGCAGGCATAAGCAGTGCTTTGTGTCAAATCTCAAATGCACAGAGCAATTACAATTGCAAAATTCGAACCTACACAAAATTCTGAATTCTGCAGCGTGGAAGCCTGTCAGATCAGATAGCTGCATGCCACCAACTGCTGCTTCTGATGAACAGCAGTCCAGCACATTTAATTCAGAAAAATTGGAATCTCTCTAATTTGGCGCATTGCATTCTCGTTCACCGTCATCACATGATCGCAATCACAAATAGGCACAAATAAGCACAAATAGGCAATAGGAACAGGGCTCTTAGTTTACCCAAATCTGCTACTAGTTGCTGAAACCGAAACCTTACACTGGCAACGTCACACTAAACAGGGAGGGGAGCCGTGATTGTGAAGTAGTAATGGCAGCGGAGTaacaatttcaatttcaaacACGAAACTCTTAGTTAATAGCACGGCATTAAATGCTGAGAAGATCGGATGGCAATGTGGTTGAACCTCCTTGTTGTTGAGTTTCCTTGGAAGTTGACTCCGAGCAGGGTGCCGGTGCATTTGCATTTCCGGCGGAGttgtcctcttcttcttctccgtgcTTTTGTGTTGGCTTTGGCAGCTCGGTGAGGATCTGAACGACTTCCCTCATCGTCGGCCGCTCGACGCTTCGCTCCTCCACACAGAGAATTGCAACGTAGAACACGTGCATTGCCTCGTGGACGGGGGGGACGGTCGGAAGCCTCGGGTCTAGGATTCTGGTCACCTCCTCCTTGTCGGAGCCCGTCATTTTCCTAACCCATTGGACGATGTCCACTCCATCGCCGAATTCACCCACGGGCTTCCTTCCGGTTACCAGTTCCAGGAGAACCACACCGAAGCTGTAAACGTCACTCTTCTCGTCCACCTTCAGAGTGTAGGCATACTCTGCGCAAGTTACAGAGCGTGTGAAGTTTAACTTTGTAATGAAACTACAAGTTATTACAAGGAACAAGAGCTATGGATCAGTATTAAAAGATGTGATAGTCCTTCATTAACACTAGACATAGAATCTAATGAAGCAGAAGCAGCATAGGATTCGCGCCTATGCGCAAAGGTCTTCACCCTAGTTTTATCCGAATGATTTGAACTATACCATCAAGTTTCAAACAAGGAGCATTTatttatgagatttgacaagactTCAACAGTGTGTAGACCTTGAATTGGGAAGAAATGAAGGTATTTAAATGGAGCCATAAGAAAATTGCATGAAGTGAGATGAAGATTCGACGAGAGTTGTTTATGAAATTTAGACAAGTGAAGAAAAACAGGGAGGGAAGGTAACCTGGAGCAATGTAACCATAAGAACCAGCAATGGCAGACATGCACTCGGAAGTGCCGGAATCCTGCAAGAACTTGGCGAGTCCGAAGTCAGCGACGTGAGCTTCGAAGTTGGAATCCAAGAGGATGTTGTTCGACTTGACGTCTCGATGGAGGATCAACGGGGAGCAATCATGGTGGAGATAGCATAGGCCCTTTGCCGCTTCGACGGCGATCTTGTACCTTGTGTCCCAATGCAAATGGCCACCCTTCTTGCCGTGGAGGACCTCCCCGAGGCTCCCATTAGGCATGTACTCGTACACCAACAGATTGGTCTCGTGGTTGGAGCAGCAACCCAACAATCTCACAATGTGCCGGTGGCGAATCCTCCCTAGCGTTTGGATCTCGGCGTTGAAGCCGTGGTCGTGCGACGAGCCGAGCCGCATCGCCGGAAGCCGCTTGACGGCCACCTGTTCGCTGTTGGGCATGGCGCCCTTGTAGACAATTCCGGCCCCGCCTTTGCCTATGATGTTCTCCTCCTTCAAGCAGTTCAACACGTCGTCGCAGGTGAAGTCAAGCCGCTGGAATGCGGTGAGCTTCCACGCCCGGGCGTCGTTGGCCTTCTTCAACGACCGGGCCTTGACCACGGCCGCAATGGCGAAGGCAATGGAACAGAGAAGAAGGCCAATGACGAGCAAGAGCTTGAAAGAGGCTGAAAGAACGCCCTTGGCGCGAGCAGAGGGAGACTCGCCGGCGAACCCTGGCTTGCATGGGCCAAGGTAAGGGCCGCAGAGGTCGGGGTTGCCGAGGAAGGAAGTGGCATTGAAGTAGCTGAACTGACCAGTGCTGGGGACGACGCCGGAGAGGTTGTTGTAGGAGAAGTCCACTGCCGTCAGGCTCTGCATTGTCGAGATGGCCGCTGGGATTTGGCCCTCCAGATGGTTCCTCGACAGGTTGAGGTAGTTCAAGATCCGCATCGCCGCTAACTCCGCCGGAACCTCGCTGGAGAGATTGTTTCTACTGAGGTCCACAAAAGTCAGAAGTTTGCATTTGCTAATCTCCGGCGCGATCCTGCCGGAGAACTGGTTCCCGCTGAAGTCCATCTTGGAGAGCTGCTGCAGCCTCCCGACCTCTGGAGGGATGCTGCCGGTGAAAGCGTTCTGGTTCAGCAGCAGCTTTTGGAGGCCGGAAAAGTTCCCAATGGACGGCGGCAGAGGATCGGTAAGACGGTTGTTGGAGAGGCAAATTTGTCCGAGATTAGGAGAGATGGTAGAGTTGCCAGTGTCGGGGAAGCCGCCGGTGAGGAGGTTGTCCTGGAACTCAACCTGAGACAGATTCGGCAAGTTAAATAGGCCTTGTGGAATGCTTCCGTTGAGGTAGTTCTCCCCCATTCTGATGCGTCTCAAGGATTCGCAGCGGCCGAGCGAGTCCGGAATCGAGCCGAAGAGGAAGTTGCCGAGGGCGATCAAGGTCTCAAGTTTGCCGCCGGCGCAGAGATCCGGGGGCAGGGAGCCAGTGATCTTGTTCGACGAAACGTCGAGGAGTTGCAGGTGTCCGTTGGTGCCGAGCCGCCGGGGGATGCTCCCGGTGAAGTTGTTTTCCCAAACCTGGAGCACCTCGAGCTGGGGGAGCTCGCCGACGAACTCCGGGATGTCACCGAAGAGCTTGTTGCGGAAGAGGTTGAGCAGGGTGAGGTTGCTGAGCTTGGCGAAGCTCGGAGGGATCTCCCCCGTGAACGCATTGTTGGAGAGGTCGACCGACTTGAGGCTTTGGAGTCGACCGAGCTCCGACGGGATCTCGCCGGAAAGCCCATTCACCTGAAGGAAGAGGGTGTCGAGGTTGTGAAGGTTTCCCATTTCGGGcgggatgcggctagagaggccGCAGTTGGCTGCGTCGAGGCGGGTTAACGAAGAGAGGTTGCCAATCTCCGGCGGGAGGCTGCCGTCGTAGCTATTGTAGTAACCTATGTAGAGCTCGCGCAGCGAGGTGAGGTTACCGATCTCCGGGGGGATGGGGCCAGTTAGCTCGTTGCCGGAGAGAGCGAGGTACTCGAGGAAACGCCAGCGGCCGTACTCCGGGGGAATGGCGCCGGAGAAGAAGTTACCGCCGAAGTGGAGATGACGGAGAAAGGGCATGGCCTCCACCGCGAGGGGGAGTGGGCCGGTGAGGTTGTTGTTGTAGACGTCGAGGACGCGGAGGTCGGTGAGGCGGGAGAGTGCGGGTGGGAAGGAGCCATTGAAGATATTGTTGGAGAGGTTGAGGTGGCGGAGGGCGAGGAGAAGGGAGAGGTCAGGAGGGATGGGGCCGGAGAGTGAGTTAGCAGCGACGGAGAGGCGGCTGAGGGAGCGGAGGCGGGCGACGGCCGGGGGGAGAAAGCCAGAGAGGTTGCGGCCGGAGAGGTCGAGCGAGAGGACAGTGCTTCCGTTGCTGTCGCAGGTAACTCCGGTCCAGGAGCAGTGGTCGGAGGCGGCGTCCCAGGCGGCTATGGCGGCAGCGGCGGAGGCGGAGTCTGAGAGGGCTGACTTGATGGACAGGAGGGCGTGGTGCTCCTCAGCGTAGATAGAGCTTGCGTTCTCGGCAGAGGAGggccggaggaggaggaggaggaggaggaggaggccgtGGAAGAAGCGCATTTTCTTCgctgtgaagaagaaagaagacgtCGAAAATCGAATCCTCGATAGATTTATTGGCtggattttatatatttaataggCAATTTACTAGATCAtgctatttattttttaaaatatcctttaaaatttttattttattattaaaatatttattttagtctCCTAAGTAATCACTCATTTACTCAAATATcttaaaatattcaaaataaattaataaactaaaataaaggcAATTTATTTAGTATTTATGCAATATCGCACTCAACAAATTGATtataactaaaattttaatttattttattttaaattgtttgagaaaactttaaaataaaataaaacgcaCATTTTAAGGTGTAAAttaatatacatatatataagaTTTCAATTCAAATGAAACTACAAAATATTTTAAGATTTCCCTTAACTTAACAAGCTTCTTATGCATGCCTCATTTCGAttaatttagaatatttttttttggtggaaatgaaattatttaaaatataatatgaaTTTGATACGTAAAATGTATAAATAATGGAGACAATCAATTTAGATTGTCATAAAAAAATAACATAGCATACTGCCAATTCATTATTTATATCAATAGGTTTAAAATTcactttttaataaaataaataaataagagaagAACACAAGGAATATTATATATTCTTCAATTTGGTGagtcaattatttatttatttattttacatatTGTGATCAATGTGGAAAAAACTTCATTTAAATACTTTTGTAAAGATTAATACCATATTCCATGCAATTGTTGCATCCTCTAATAAATAATTATgagatttaaatttgaatttagttGTGGTGTATTGTAAAAGATTTTTTCTTAAATGAGAAGTGGATCAAAGAATATTAATTATCTGAATGAATAATTATCTGAATGAATCTTTATAAGAGTTTCTTGATTTATTTTAGTAGTCgatgataataaaaaaaatcataggaTTGAATCTCAATTTTAA from Zingiber officinale cultivar Zhangliang chromosome 5B, Zo_v1.1, whole genome shotgun sequence encodes the following:
- the LOC121984854 gene encoding leucine-rich repeat receptor-like serine/threonine-protein kinase BAM1; translation: MRFFHGLLLLLLLLLRPSSAENASSIYAEEHHALLSIKSALSDSASAAAAIAAWDAASDHCSWTGVTCDSNGSTVLSLDLSGRNLSGFLPPAVARLRSLSRLSVAANSLSGPIPPDLSLLLALRHLNLSNNIFNGSFPPALSRLTDLRVLDVYNNNLTGPLPLAVEAMPFLRHLHFGGNFFSGAIPPEYGRWRFLEYLALSGNELTGPIPPEIGNLTSLRELYIGYYNSYDGSLPPEIGNLSSLTRLDAANCGLSSRIPPEMGNLHNLDTLFLQVNGLSGEIPSELGRLQSLKSVDLSNNAFTGEIPPSFAKLSNLTLLNLFRNKLFGDIPEFVGELPQLEVLQVWENNFTGSIPRRLGTNGHLQLLDVSSNKITGSLPPDLCAGGKLETLIALGNFLFGSIPDSLGRCESLRRIRMGENYLNGSIPQGLFNLPNLSQVEFQDNLLTGGFPDTGNSTISPNLGQICLSNNRLTDPLPPSIGNFSGLQKLLLNQNAFTGSIPPEVGRLQQLSKMDFSGNQFSGRIAPEISKCKLLTFVDLSRNNLSSEVPAELAAMRILNYLNLSRNHLEGQIPAAISTMQSLTAVDFSYNNLSGVVPSTGQFSYFNATSFLGNPDLCGPYLGPCKPGFAGESPSARAKGVLSASFKLLLVIGLLLCSIAFAIAAVVKARSLKKANDARAWKLTAFQRLDFTCDDVLNCLKEENIIGKGGAGIVYKGAMPNSEQVAVKRLPAMRLGSSHDHGFNAEIQTLGRIRHRHIVRLLGCCSNHETNLLVYEYMPNGSLGEVLHGKKGGHLHWDTRYKIAVEAAKGLCYLHHDCSPLILHRDVKSNNILLDSNFEAHVADFGLAKFLQDSGTSECMSAIAGSYGYIAPEYAYTLKVDEKSDVYSFGVVLLELVTGRKPVGEFGDGVDIVQWVRKMTGSDKEEVTRILDPRLPTVPPVHEAMHVFYVAILCVEERSVERPTMREVVQILTELPKPTQKHGEEEEDNSAGNANAPAPCSESTSKETQQQGGSTTLPSDLLSI